From one Halogranum gelatinilyticum genomic stretch:
- a CDS encoding FAD-dependent monooxygenase, with translation MRDVDADAPVVVAGAGPVGMTTALALHARGVPVTIVEAESEDRDRSGSRAIYVHGSTLRTLERIHPGLGMELVEEGLVWPTRRTCYHGKEVFSRTYSTPGGHGDIPHFSSIPQVRTEAYMHEALEEAGIEIHWDAAVESVESGPDGVTVETADGQTWETPYLVGADGGGSTVRKEIGASFDGDQSENSFIIADIDEVEEDPMPLERLFHYADPEVGGRNVLLVPFTGGWRLDIQCIEGDDPEELASEEQMREFTRAVMGERYADNVTWVSSYKFLQVMADTFVDDHRRVLLAGEAAHLLAPFGARGMNSGIADADEAASAIAVGYRARSDAVARDEVEMYAARREKAAEYNLNAAGQALDYLQGEDPVTVLRKEAAAALADHFEPAGEYLDDAPYGPHTPPPIVTTGNY, from the coding sequence ATGAGAGACGTTGACGCGGACGCACCAGTGGTAGTGGCAGGTGCGGGTCCTGTCGGGATGACGACTGCCCTCGCCCTACACGCCCGCGGTGTCCCGGTGACGATTGTCGAAGCAGAGTCAGAAGACCGCGACCGGTCGGGGAGTCGGGCCATCTACGTCCACGGTTCGACGCTTCGGACGCTCGAACGCATCCATCCCGGACTGGGGATGGAGCTCGTCGAGGAGGGGCTGGTCTGGCCAACTCGCCGGACCTGCTACCACGGCAAGGAGGTCTTCTCCCGCACCTACAGCACACCCGGAGGCCACGGCGACATCCCGCACTTCTCGAGTATTCCGCAGGTACGGACGGAGGCGTATATGCACGAGGCACTCGAAGAGGCCGGCATCGAAATCCACTGGGACGCAGCCGTCGAGTCGGTCGAGTCGGGACCGGACGGCGTCACCGTCGAGACCGCCGACGGTCAGACTTGGGAGACGCCGTATCTCGTCGGTGCCGACGGGGGTGGCTCGACCGTCCGCAAGGAGATCGGCGCGTCGTTCGACGGCGACCAGTCGGAGAACTCCTTCATCATCGCCGACATCGACGAGGTCGAAGAGGACCCGATGCCGCTCGAACGGCTCTTTCACTACGCCGACCCCGAGGTTGGCGGACGAAACGTACTGCTTGTTCCCTTCACCGGCGGCTGGCGGCTGGACATCCAGTGCATCGAAGGTGACGACCCCGAAGAGCTCGCCAGCGAAGAACAGATGCGGGAGTTCACCCGCGCCGTCATGGGCGAACGGTACGCCGACAACGTCACCTGGGTGTCGAGCTACAAGTTCCTGCAGGTGATGGCCGACACGTTCGTCGACGACCACCGCCGCGTCCTGCTCGCCGGAGAGGCGGCCCACCTACTCGCGCCGTTCGGTGCCCGCGGGATGAACTCCGGGATCGCCGACGCCGACGAGGCCGCCTCGGCCATCGCCGTGGGATATCGGGCCCGCAGCGACGCCGTCGCCCGCGACGAGGTCGAGATGTACGCCGCACGCCGCGAGAAGGCGGCCGAGTACAACCTCAACGCCGCCGGGCAGGCACTCGACTATCTCCAGGGTGAGGACCCGGTGACGGTCCTCCGCAAGGAGGCCGCCGCGGCACTCGCAGACCACTTCGAACCGGCGGGAGAGTATCTCGACGACGCCCCGTACGGACCGCACACGCCACCGCCCATCGTCACGACGGGCAACTACTGA
- a CDS encoding helix-turn-helix domain-containing protein — MGFITEYTIQSPVLADTHERVPDMVLKMEDLQIIDEHSAKYIFWASGGDFHDFEDALAADPAVDQFAILTEIPSRRLYRVNFTVEARQKMTYPEASEFDIVFLGAHSTHDGVHFRAQVPTRRALHDFRERCLEMDIDFRLDSIYQEDDEGANSQYGLTDSQREALVLAYERGYFGTTRDASLEEIANELSISRQAFAGRLRRGHEQLIAHTLL; from the coding sequence ATGGGATTCATCACGGAGTATACGATCCAATCGCCCGTCTTGGCCGATACACACGAGCGGGTCCCCGACATGGTGCTGAAGATGGAGGACCTCCAGATCATCGACGAGCACAGCGCGAAGTACATCTTCTGGGCGAGCGGTGGTGACTTCCACGACTTCGAGGACGCACTCGCGGCCGATCCCGCAGTCGATCAGTTCGCCATTCTCACCGAAATCCCGTCACGGCGGCTCTACCGCGTGAACTTCACCGTCGAGGCACGCCAGAAGATGACCTATCCGGAGGCCTCGGAGTTCGACATCGTCTTCCTCGGTGCCCACTCGACTCACGACGGCGTCCACTTCCGCGCACAGGTGCCGACGCGCCGCGCACTCCACGATTTCCGTGAGCGGTGTCTAGAGATGGATATCGACTTCCGCCTCGACAGCATCTACCAGGAGGACGACGAGGGTGCGAACAGTCAGTACGGTCTCACCGACTCCCAACGCGAGGCGCTCGTCCTCGCGTACGAACGGGGCTACTTCGGCACGACCCGCGACGCCTCGCTCGAAGAGATCGCGAACGAACTCTCCATCTCCCGGCAGGCGTTCGCGGGCCGCCTCCGACGCGGCCACGAACAGCTCATCGCGCACACACTTCTGTAA
- a CDS encoding MarR family transcriptional regulator encodes MSNTQQTHYYDDGGQPTPLPRAVIHKRILDAAETRPGDSVENLAASVSGASVTLVERVLETYGDPGETPAEEEPSADDSPTASSDTAVDPADPTATADPADPAAEAERPPFAVTDGTANRSEAEMVTATGGPDAGATTAHAERSPDSTERVEETTADRNIDARDDPAADEWFDGLTTQQQETLAAVVEHPHATQRDLADILGVSCATINRRVNSIENFDWEDRRVFITTMLDADADTADTDKPTDRTPDVFAAAQSEPTADADTDVDRRLSALERRVDEECGGKSVFDDPELAHKILHACMNSDRISEAEELRIVEEALCGRSSSTDQ; translated from the coding sequence ATGAGCAACACACAGCAGACACACTACTACGACGACGGGGGACAGCCCACACCGCTTCCACGAGCAGTGATTCACAAGCGAATACTCGATGCTGCCGAGACTCGGCCCGGCGACTCCGTCGAGAACCTTGCCGCGTCGGTCAGTGGGGCCTCCGTGACGCTGGTCGAACGCGTCCTCGAAACCTACGGCGACCCCGGCGAGACGCCCGCAGAGGAGGAACCGTCGGCTGACGACTCGCCGACTGCTTCGTCGGATACTGCCGTCGACCCCGCCGACCCGACTGCGACGGCCGACCCGGCCGACCCGGCCGCCGAGGCGGAACGTCCGCCCTTCGCTGTCACCGACGGCACGGCCAACCGCAGCGAGGCCGAGATGGTCACCGCCACGGGAGGTCCGGACGCCGGTGCCACCACGGCCCACGCCGAGCGTTCCCCAGACTCGACCGAACGGGTGGAAGAGACGACGGCAGACCGCAACATCGACGCCCGAGACGACCCAGCCGCGGACGAGTGGTTCGACGGTCTGACCACCCAACAGCAGGAGACGCTGGCGGCCGTCGTCGAGCACCCCCACGCGACGCAGCGGGACCTCGCCGATATACTGGGAGTCAGCTGTGCAACGATCAACCGCCGCGTCAACTCCATCGAGAACTTCGACTGGGAGGACCGACGCGTGTTCATCACGACGATGCTCGACGCCGACGCCGATACCGCCGACACCGACAAGCCGACCGACCGGACGCCGGACGTCTTCGCGGCCGCGCAGTCGGAACCGACCGCTGACGCCGACACGGACGTCGACCGCCGACTCTCGGCACTCGAACGACGTGTCGACGAGGAGTGTGGCGGGAAATCGGTCTTCGACGACCCGGAACTCGCCCACAAGATTCTCCACGCCTGCATGAACTCCGACCGCATCTCCGAGGCCGAAGAACTCCGCATCGTCGAGGAGGCACTCTGCGGCCGGTCGTCCTCGACCGACCAGTAA
- a CDS encoding thiamine pyrophosphate-requiring protein produces the protein MNDAGDEGVDEHEDTGSEQRRDPTDPEETVVAADRLLQSLRAYGVEYVFANLGTDHTPLLEAAARLRAADAGDSYPTVLSCPHEFVAMSAAHGYAAATGDPQAVLVHVDVGTQNLGAAMHNAHRAAVPVFVISGLAPITETGYPGSRDHAVHYAQDVFDQPGIVREYCRWTSEYQSPADPATYVRRGLERANAAHPGPVYLTASREALELPVTPSASLSRGPRRTTPSGADRATVETLAERVAAAERPVVVTTDFGTEPSEERVETLVAFAEAAGAGVVEHGPTALNFPRNHPLHVGYEPTELFDDADLLLLVDVDVPWVPANGRPNEGTEVVQIDPDPTKATYPHWSYDVDLTVGADARRTLDAVTALLDPTDGEEGRTHWERVHERAAAQRADELAAAREADGISPVELSAAVGDAIDSETVLVEGAVTSRTSVLDHVERTKPGSYVARGGAGLGWAGGASVGIKLARPDSRVVSLVGDGSYLFSNPVAHAWLAAEYDAPTLTVVYNNARWNAVRSATAAQHPDGDAVADGVPESEFGTPLDLSVPARAAGLHTQRVEEEAELADALAEAVDAVDGGKPAVVDVRIR, from the coding sequence ATGAACGACGCCGGAGACGAGGGAGTGGACGAGCATGAGGACACGGGGAGTGAGCAGCGACGTGACCCTACCGACCCCGAGGAGACGGTCGTCGCCGCCGACCGGCTGCTCCAGTCGCTGCGGGCGTACGGCGTCGAGTACGTCTTCGCCAACCTCGGCACCGACCACACCCCACTCTTAGAGGCTGCCGCCCGGCTGCGTGCAGCAGACGCGGGCGACAGCTATCCCACGGTCCTAAGCTGTCCCCACGAGTTCGTCGCGATGAGTGCCGCCCACGGCTACGCGGCGGCGACGGGCGACCCACAGGCCGTCCTCGTCCACGTCGACGTGGGGACGCAGAACCTCGGCGCGGCGATGCACAACGCCCACCGGGCGGCCGTGCCGGTCTTCGTCATCTCGGGGCTCGCTCCAATCACCGAGACCGGCTATCCCGGGTCACGCGACCACGCGGTCCACTACGCACAGGACGTCTTCGACCAGCCGGGTATCGTCCGCGAGTACTGCCGCTGGACGAGCGAGTACCAGTCGCCAGCGGACCCCGCGACGTACGTCCGCCGGGGACTCGAACGGGCGAACGCCGCTCATCCGGGACCGGTGTATCTCACGGCGTCCAGAGAGGCACTGGAGCTGCCCGTCACGCCCTCTGCCTCCCTGTCGCGAGGGCCGCGACGGACGACACCGTCAGGTGCGGACCGCGCGACCGTCGAGACGCTGGCCGAGCGGGTCGCCGCTGCCGAGCGGCCGGTCGTCGTCACGACGGATTTCGGGACGGAGCCGAGCGAGGAGCGCGTGGAGACGCTCGTCGCGTTCGCGGAAGCCGCGGGCGCGGGCGTGGTCGAACACGGGCCGACCGCGCTCAACTTTCCGCGGAACCATCCGCTACACGTCGGCTACGAGCCGACGGAGCTGTTCGACGACGCGGACCTGCTGCTCCTCGTCGACGTTGACGTGCCGTGGGTACCGGCGAACGGAAGACCGAACGAGGGGACCGAGGTCGTCCAGATCGACCCGGACCCGACGAAGGCGACCTATCCACACTGGTCGTACGACGTCGACCTGACGGTGGGAGCCGACGCCCGCCGGACGCTCGACGCGGTGACGGCGCTGCTCGACCCGACCGACGGCGAGGAGGGCCGGACACACTGGGAGCGCGTTCACGAAAGGGCGGCGGCCCAACGAGCGGACGAGCTGGCCGCGGCCCGGGAGGCCGATGGTATCTCACCGGTCGAGCTGTCGGCCGCCGTCGGCGACGCCATCGACAGCGAGACGGTCCTCGTCGAGGGCGCGGTGACGAGCCGCACGTCGGTGTTGGACCACGTCGAGCGCACGAAGCCGGGGAGCTACGTCGCCCGCGGCGGCGCGGGACTCGGCTGGGCGGGCGGCGCGAGCGTCGGCATCAAGCTCGCCCGCCCCGACAGCCGGGTCGTCTCGCTCGTCGGCGACGGCTCGTATCTCTTCTCGAACCCCGTCGCCCACGCGTGGCTGGCCGCGGAGTACGACGCGCCGACGCTGACGGTCGTCTACAACAATGCCCGTTGGAACGCGGTACGGAGCGCGACGGCCGCGCAGCATCCCGACGGCGACGCCGTCGCCGACGGAGTCCCCGAGAGCGAGTTCGGGACGCCGCTGGACCTCTCGGTCCCGGCACGGGCGGCAGGACTGCACACACAGCGCGTCGAGGAGGAAGCGGAACTGGCCGACGCGCTGGCCGAGGCGGTCGATGCCGTTGACGGCGGGAAGCCGGCGGTCGTCGACGTGCGGATTCGGTGA
- a CDS encoding amidohydrolase family protein — protein MVDGVPRDLAHRGTVLLDGVEDGDAAAEELDHWLSQDGFVMTGEGIRGDPTRTEPVEWRERKKNISKVFDVAAKHGVPVRWHTGYTSGYGGNHLFHLYPDWQDPTLAAQLKAEYPEVPIVFDHGGMQAGWREKYVDKVTQVASTFDDVYLEIGLYWKELMKKPMNDPNISVEQLLWGSDWGASMIQHSQHHEYPPTYWEQINSRGLPAHQVDYWGATQRQLLKYAMETDLPQDDLNLILGGNAARLLDLELPHTRMFPDYKTV, from the coding sequence GTGGTCGATGGCGTTCCACGCGATCTCGCCCATCGCGGTACGGTGCTCCTCGATGGCGTCGAGGATGGGGACGCCGCCGCCGAGGAACTCGACCACTGGCTCTCCCAGGACGGCTTCGTCATGACCGGCGAGGGCATCCGCGGCGACCCGACCCGGACGGAGCCAGTCGAGTGGCGTGAGCGGAAGAAGAACATCTCGAAGGTGTTCGACGTGGCCGCGAAACACGGGGTGCCGGTGCGGTGGCACACCGGCTACACCTCCGGCTACGGCGGGAACCACCTGTTTCACCTCTACCCCGACTGGCAGGACCCGACGCTCGCCGCGCAGCTGAAGGCCGAATATCCGGAGGTGCCCATCGTCTTCGACCACGGCGGGATGCAGGCCGGCTGGCGCGAGAAGTACGTCGACAAGGTGACGCAGGTCGCGAGCACCTTCGACGACGTCTACCTCGAGATCGGCCTCTACTGGAAGGAGCTGATGAAGAAGCCGATGAACGACCCGAACATCTCCGTCGAGCAGTTGCTCTGGGGCAGCGACTGGGGTGCGTCGATGATCCAGCACAGCCAGCACCACGAGTATCCGCCGACCTACTGGGAGCAGATCAACAGCCGCGGACTGCCCGCCCACCAGGTCGACTACTGGGGAGCCACCCAGCGGCAGCTACTGAAGTATGCGATGGAGACGGACCTGCCGCAGGACGACCTCAACCTCATCCTCGGCGGCAACGCCGCGCGCCTGCTCGACCTCGAGTTGCCGCACACCCGTATGTTCCCCGACTACAAGACGGTCTGA
- a CDS encoding dihydroorotase has product MSDHDLVISNGTVVTPEHGTFRADVAADGETISAIASPGTLSGETEVDATGKYVLPGAIDPHTHHGIYRGLEADAESESKSDLVGGVTTIGNYFRRAGAYADIMPGYFDEAEPNYYHDYFFSLGLLSMEHVEEIPTIIEEFGITTFKWYMNYKNAAREKFGVDCDMHDDFGDAFIQTLADQDVPTTLGYHSENVEITNALAGGNVYVTSESDDTEVDEDEGYEVMVEEFPGYAETQSMVAGASLAKVHGYDDRFYAVHISAGQTADELATLHDAGYRTWGETCIHYLTLTTEECDERMKVNPPVRSKADQETLWNRLADGTISTVGTDHCANLAENKFGEGFRDSLLGFPSTPVMLPLILSEGVNEGRLSLERAVEVTSTNAAKAFNLYPKKGTVRVGSDADLAVVDLDETKTVTPELLHSVSGYSPYEGREVTGWPTQTVVKGHLAYDDGDVVGTKGHGTHIDRPV; this is encoded by the coding sequence ATGAGCGACCACGATCTGGTCATCTCGAACGGGACGGTCGTCACACCCGAACACGGGACCTTCCGCGCCGACGTCGCCGCCGACGGTGAGACCATCTCGGCCATCGCTTCGCCCGGGACGCTCTCGGGGGAGACCGAAGTCGACGCGACGGGCAAGTACGTCCTGCCGGGCGCAATCGACCCCCACACCCACCACGGCATCTACCGTGGGCTCGAAGCCGACGCCGAATCCGAGTCGAAGTCCGACCTCGTCGGCGGCGTCACGACGATTGGCAACTACTTCCGTCGCGCCGGCGCGTACGCGGACATCATGCCGGGCTACTTCGACGAGGCGGAACCGAACTACTACCACGACTACTTCTTCTCGCTCGGGCTACTGTCGATGGAGCACGTCGAGGAGATTCCCACGATAATCGAAGAGTTCGGCATCACGACGTTCAAGTGGTACATGAACTACAAGAACGCCGCCCGCGAGAAGTTCGGCGTCGACTGCGATATGCACGACGACTTCGGCGACGCGTTCATCCAGACACTCGCCGACCAGGACGTGCCGACGACGCTCGGCTACCACTCCGAGAACGTCGAAATCACGAACGCGCTCGCCGGTGGCAACGTCTACGTCACCTCCGAGTCCGACGACACCGAGGTCGACGAGGACGAGGGCTACGAGGTGATGGTCGAGGAGTTCCCCGGCTACGCCGAGACACAGAGCATGGTCGCGGGCGCGTCGCTCGCGAAGGTCCACGGCTACGACGACCGCTTCTATGCGGTCCACATCTCCGCGGGCCAGACGGCCGACGAACTCGCCACACTCCACGACGCGGGTTATCGCACGTGGGGCGAAACCTGTATCCACTATCTGACGCTCACCACCGAGGAGTGCGACGAGCGGATGAAGGTCAACCCGCCCGTCCGCTCGAAGGCCGACCAGGAGACGCTCTGGAACCGCCTCGCCGACGGCACCATCTCGACGGTCGGCACCGACCACTGTGCGAACCTCGCCGAGAACAAGTTCGGCGAGGGCTTCCGCGACAGTCTGCTCGGCTTCCCGTCGACACCGGTCATGTTGCCGCTCATCCTCTCGGAGGGGGTCAACGAGGGACGGCTCTCCTTGGAGCGCGCCGTCGAGGTGACGAGCACGAACGCCGCGAAGGCGTTCAACCTCTATCCGAAGAAGGGGACCGTCAGAGTCGGCAGCGACGCCGACCTCGCGGTCGTCGACCTCGACGAGACGAAGACGGTGACACCGGAACTGTTACACAGCGTCTCCGGCTACTCCCCCTACGAGGGACGTGAGGTCACCGGCTGGCCGACCCAGACCGTCGTCAAGGGCCACCTCGCCTACGATGACGGTGACGTCGTCGGGACGAAAGGTCACGGGACCCACATCGACCGACCGGTCTGA
- a CDS encoding CaiB/BaiF CoA transferase family protein yields the protein MTDDTDGPLAGLVVLEAGSMISGPTVGRFLADFGATVIKIEHPDFGDHIRNFGPKKDGVGLWHKYLSRNKQSITLNISTDTGGAVFEDLVSDADLLIENFRPGTLERWGLGWEHLSEVNPDLVMLRMSGFGQDGPYSERPGFGTLAEAMSGFAYLNGFPDSPPLLPPTGLADNIAALFSTFAVMFALYHRDVNDGGGQYIDTSLIEPIFGLLGPQPLRYEQLGEIEERSGNRSTSSAPRNVYRTGDDRWVAISASAQPLAMRTFDAIERPDLKDDPRFETNAKRLENVDELDAIIQDWMDDHTREEVLEAFEEADATLAPVYNVEDILNDEHYAAREAFLSVEDEDLGEATVQNVFPKFSETPGEVRHLGPSLGAHNDDVYRERLGYDDEMLAELKEEGAI from the coding sequence ATGACAGACGATACAGACGGACCACTCGCAGGCCTCGTCGTTCTCGAAGCCGGGTCGATGATCTCCGGCCCGACGGTCGGCAGATTCCTCGCCGACTTCGGGGCGACGGTCATCAAGATCGAACATCCCGACTTCGGCGACCACATCCGCAACTTCGGCCCGAAGAAGGACGGCGTCGGCCTCTGGCACAAGTACCTCTCGCGCAACAAGCAGTCGATCACCCTCAACATCTCCACCGACACCGGTGGAGCGGTGTTCGAGGACCTCGTGAGCGACGCGGACCTGCTCATCGAGAACTTCCGCCCCGGCACGCTCGAACGGTGGGGCCTCGGCTGGGAGCATCTCTCCGAAGTCAACCCGGACCTCGTGATGCTCCGGATGTCCGGCTTCGGCCAGGACGGCCCATACTCCGAGCGCCCCGGCTTCGGGACGCTCGCGGAGGCGATGTCCGGCTTCGCCTACCTCAACGGCTTCCCGGACTCACCGCCGTTGCTGCCGCCGACTGGCCTCGCCGACAACATCGCGGCGTTGTTCTCGACGTTCGCGGTGATGTTCGCGCTCTACCACCGCGACGTCAACGATGGCGGAGGACAGTATATCGATACGAGCCTCATCGAACCCATCTTCGGCCTCCTCGGCCCCCAACCGCTCCGCTACGAGCAACTGGGCGAGATCGAAGAGCGCTCGGGTAACCGCTCGACTTCGTCGGCCCCGCGGAACGTCTACCGGACCGGCGACGACCGCTGGGTCGCCATCTCGGCGAGCGCCCAGCCGCTGGCGATGCGCACCTTCGACGCCATCGAGCGGCCGGACCTCAAGGACGACCCACGGTTCGAGACGAACGCGAAGCGGCTGGAGAACGTCGACGAACTCGACGCCATCATCCAAGACTGGATGGACGACCACACGCGCGAGGAGGTTCTCGAAGCCTTCGAAGAAGCCGACGCGACGCTCGCGCCGGTCTACAACGTCGAGGACATCCTCAACGACGAGCACTACGCCGCTCGCGAGGCGTTCCTCTCCGTCGAGGACGAAGATCTCGGGGAAGCGACGGTGCAGAACGTCTTCCCGAAGTTCTCGGAGACGCCGGGCGAGGTCAGACATCTCGGCCCGTCGCTTGGGGCACACAACGACGATGTCTACCGCGAACGGCTCGGCTACGACGACGAGATGCTTGCAGAGCTGAAGGAGGAGGGCGCGATATGA